The DNA segment CTGTGTCACCGTCAGCCATAATAGCCAGTCTTATTGTATCTTCAAAACTGTCTGCTTCAAGAAAGCACCTTATCGCCCAAGGTACAGTCTCTTGGCATATGGCATCAAAATGCCCTGAAGCACCAATAGTGTTTATTACATCTAATGGTGGAATTTCATATTCGAAGGCTTTCATAACGCTTTTTTCTACGTCCTCTTTGCCTATTCGGCATGTTCTTAGCCAGTATATAAGAGCCGCAATACATTGCGCTCCCTTTATACCTTCAGGGTTGTTGTGTGATATCTCTGCTGATTTTTTTGCTTCTTCTAGTATTGTGTGATAGTCATCAAATAGCCATCCTACAGCACTAGCCCTCATGGCTGCACCATTGCCGCAACTATCATTTGGCTGTGGATCGTCTGAATGTATCCATTGATTGAACCTGTTGCCGTATCCACCCTTTGGAGTAGGATATTTCCTACACCACTTAAGTAGGCTTTCTTTGTAGCTCTTGCCATTTATTATGGCATCGGCAATAGCAACTGTACATACAGTGTCGTCTGTATATCCACAATCTGTTGAGAAAAATTTAAAACCTTTCCGTGGGGGTTCGTCAAATTCGAAACGAGAACCGGCAATATCTCCAATAATAGCTCCAAGCATTAGCGTATAAGATTTGCAGTTAATAATAATAATTCCGAATTGTACTCCCACCGAGAATCGAACTCGGATCAAAGGTTTAGGAAACCTCCGTTCTATCCATTTAACTATGGGAGCTCCTTTGTTTTGCAAAGATACAAATTTTGTACTTAATCTGAGATAAAATTATGAGGAAATGTGTTTCTCAGACTTTTTTTACCATAAAAAATGGTATATATTACTTTGCTAAGACCATCTTATGACGTATTATGTTGTACCTACTAATGTAAAAGCATTCATCCCACATCTCCATATATAATTTTATGGGATGTAGGATGTATGTGTTATCTTAATTGAAATTTTCTTTATTTCACTTCACTCCCTGGTTTTACAACTTTATCTATAGTAGTAACACTTAGGTTGCCGTCAAAATTCTCAGCAGAAAGAATCATACCCTGACTCTCAATACCTTTAAGTGTACGTGGAGCTAGATTAGCAATGAAGCAAACGTCTTTGCCTATAAGTTCTTCAGGATTATAAAATTTTGCTATACCGCTTACGATAGTACGATCTTTACCAGAACCGTCATCAATGGTGAATTTCAGGAGTTTATCAGCTTTCTTAACTTTCTCACAGTTCTTGATATGTCCCACACGAATATCCAGTTTTTCGAAATCATCGAATGTGATAGTCTTCTTTATTTCCTTTGCTTTATAGCTGGCCTCTTCGTTAGCTTTCTTTGTATCAAGGAGCTTCTGAACTTGTTTTTCTATTACTTCATCCTCTATTTTCTCGAACAGAAGTTCCGGTTCTGCCAACTGATGGCCGGCTTTCAGTAAGTCTGTATTACCCAACTGATTCCAATCAAAAGATTCCATATTTAACATTTTACGCAACTTGTCGCTGCTGAAAGGCAGGAATGGTTCAAATGCGATGGCGAGATTAGCTACCAATTGCAGTGAGATGTAAAGGATAGTCTTTACTCGCTCCATATCAGTCTTAGCTACATGCCATGGTTCGCAGTCGGTAATGTATTTGTTACCTATACGGGCCAGATTCATTGCCTCTTTCTGTGCATCGCGGAATTTGAAGATATTTAGCAAGTTCTCCACATTCTTTTTTACGTCCTTGAATTCGTCAAGAGCTTGTTTGTCGATGTCAAGCAATTCTCCGCATTCAGGAACTATTCCATTGAAATACTTCTTGGTGAGCTGTAATGCACGGTTAACGAAATTGCCGTATACAGCTACTAGTTCATTGTTATTACGAGCCTGAAAGTCTTTCCAAGTAAAGTCGTTGTCTTTTGTTTCAGGCGCGTTAGCTGTAAGAACATAGCGCAACACATCCTGTTTGTTGGGTAAGTCTACTAAATATTCATGGAGCCATACAGCCCAATTGCGTGATGTAGATATCTTATCACCTTCTAGGTTAAGGAATTCGTTTGCAGGTACATTGTCTGGCAGAATATAATCTCCGTGTGCTTTAAGCATTACAGGGAATACGATGCAATGGAATACAATGTTATCTTTGCCGATAAAGTGCACTAGACGAGTCTCTGGGTCTTTCCACCATTTTTCCCAGTCATTAGGCATCAGTTCCTTAGTGTTAGATATATATCCAATAGGGGCATCAAACCATACATAAAGTACTTTTCCATCAGCTCCATCTACTGGTACCGGAATTCCCCAATCCAGGTCGCGTGTCATAGCACGAGGTTGTAGGTTCATATCCAGCCAACTTTTACACTGACCGTATACATTAGGGCGCCATTCTTTATGGCCATCTAGAATCCATTTTTTCAACCAGTCTTGATATTCATTAAGCGGTAGGTACCAGTTCTTTGTTTCCTTCAATACTGGTTCAGAACCACTTATTGTACTATGTGGATTTATTAATTCAAGAGGTGAGAGGTCTGAACCGCATTTCTCGCACTGATCCCCATAAGCTTTAAGGTTATGACAGTGTGGGCATTCTCCCATAATATACCGATCGGCCAGAAATTGATGAGCCTCCTCATCATAATACTGTTTGCTGGTTTTCTCAATCAATTTGCCTTCATCATAAAGTTTCCTGAAGAAATCAGAAGCGACTTTAGTCTGAGTTTCAGAAGTTGTACGACTATATATATCAAAACTTATACCGAAATCATGAAAACTGTCCTTAATCATCTTATGGTAGCGGTCTACTACATCCTGTGGAGTGCATCCTTCTTTCTTTGCGCGTATAGTGATAGGCACGCCATGCTCATCAGAACCACAGATAAACTTAACGTCTTGCTTTTTAAGACGCAGGTAACGGACATATATATCAGCAGGTACATAGACACCTGCCAGGTGACCGATATGAACACCACCGTTGGCATATGGCAGGGCGGCGGTAACAGTTGTACGTTTATAATTTTTCTGTTCCATTTAGTTTCAATTATATTTTGGATGCAAAATTACAAAATATTATTGAGAAATCCATTTCTTTTTGTATCTGTTTTAGTTACTATGGGTTTGCCAATAAGAAATTTTTACATGTAAAACTATAACATTCATGAACATTCAGGTAACAGCATAGTTTTCTTTACATATAAAAAATCACCATTATATTTTAAAGAATGTTGTTTCTGTAACGAAATGTCTTGTAATAGAATAAGAAAATAAAGAAAATTCATTGCAGTTTGAAAAGAAAGGTGTATATTTGTTGGGATTTATACTATAGACAAGGATACAGTGACCCACAAAAGTTCGTATTCATTGGTTTAAAGTAAAATTCAATAAAACAAAACCCAGTCTAATAATCGTAATACTATTTGTCGTTGTTAATATGTACAACTATTATAGTCGTAAGGATTGTAAATATAATTTGTTTTATGAATTGAAAAAATAAAAGATTACATAACCGTAAATAATAAATTTCAAATATCAATGAAAAAGACACTAATTATTATTCTAGCGTTATTTTCGCTTAATACGATAATTGCGCAACAGTCAGAACTTCCAGCAAGAACAAAAGCAGCATCAACCAATATAGTCGGTTCTGATTATCCACGTATAGATGATGCCGGTAAAGTCTATTTTAAGGTTAAAATTGATGGAGCAGAAAGTGTGAAGGTAAGTCTTGACAATACTGTGCTAACAAAGGATAGCGATGGCTTCTGGACAGGTACGACTAATCCAATGAGTCCTGGTTTCTATTGTTATGCATTAAAAGTTAATGGAGTAGATATGCCAGACCCATTGAGTGAGACATTCTGGGATGCAGGTCATATTTTCAGTTGTATTGATATACCCGAAAGCAATAATAACTTTTATGATATAAAAGATGTACCTCATGGTGATGTACGTTCTGTATGGTATAAGGCAAAGTCGACAGGAGAAATGCGCCACGCCTATATTTATACTCCTCCTTTTTATGAAAAGAATACCAAAAGTCGTTACCCTGTACTTTATTTACTCCATGGAATGAATCAAGATCGCAGGGCATGGTCGCAACAGGGTAGGGCAAACTTTATTTTGGATAATCTTATTGCGGAAGGAAAGGCTAAGCCAATGATTATTGTGATGGAAGACGGTGGAATTGCAGGCATATCAAAAAACAACAAACAGCATTTTTGGGATGCCTTCTGCAAAACAATTATCAGTGATGTAATACCTATGGTAGATAGTGAATATCGCACATTGACAGATCGTGAACACAGAGCTATAGCAGGACTCTCTTTAGGTGGTGCACAAACATATCAGATATCTCAAGACAATCTTGACAAGTTTGCTTATATAGGTGTTTTCAGTGCAGCTCCATTTGGCTTTTCTGGTATTCAATCTGCATATAAAGGTTTGCTTAATAAACCTGATGAATTTGCAAAGTTAGTAAAAGTGTTTTTTATCAGTCAAGGTTCGATTGAAGGTGATGGAGCAGGTCGCAAGATACACCTTGATTTGGAAAAAGCAGGTGTAAAACATATATATTATGAATCACCAGGAACAGCGCATGTTTTTCAAACATGGCGAAGGAGTCTTAAAGAGTTCGCCCCATTGTTATTTAAATAATAAGAATATCTAATAAATAATTATCAAAATGAAAGCAACAGCAAAATTTCTTATGACATTAGCTTTATTTATGGCTACAACAACATTAAGTGCTCAGAATACTGAGAAAGTGAGTCCTACAGAAGTAATGAATTATCTACAGGAATGTGGCGTTTTTTTTCTTGCGACAGTGGAAGCAGACCAGCCTCATGTACGTCCATTCAGTGCTGTAACAGTGTACGAAAATCATTTGTATTTTTTGACAGGAAAGAAAAAGGATGTATTCAAACAACTGAAAGTGAATGGCAAATTTGAGATTTGCGGTTTGAAAAGGAACGGTACGGAATGGATACGTATAACGGGTAGACTTATCAACGATGATCGTGTTGAAGCTAAACAATTTATGCTCGACAAGAATCCAGGCAATAAAATGTATTCAGCTACAGATAATAATACTGCTGTACTTTATATTCAAGATGGAACCGCAACATATTATTCATTCGCATCAGCGCCAAGAACTGTAAAATTCTGATTTTTCCGAAAGATATAATATAAATAATGGATGTTATAATAATGTTCATTAATATAACTATGTGTATTATGATACTATCAAAAACTTAGGTAATGTAATAGTTTTAAAATAGTTATATTTTTTGTTGTTTTATTGATTTCATCCACGTTCTGCCCAATCACCACGGTCAAGATTACGGTAGCTTATGGCTTCGCCCAGATGTTGAGGCTGTACATTGTCGTAATCCTCTAAGTCGGCAATTGTTCTGGCTACCTTCAGAATTCGGTTGTAAGCTCTTGCCGAAAGGTTAAGACGTTCCATGGCCATACGTAAAAGTTCCATACCTTGACTATCCGGTTCTGCAAATTGATGAATCATTCGTTCACTCATCTGAGCATTGCAATGTATACCTTTATAACCCTTATATCTCTCTTCTTGTCTCTTTCTGGCTTTTATTACCCGTTCACGTATATATTTACTGCTTTCTCCTGGAGCTGTCTTTGATATGTCCTTGAAAGGAACAGGAGAAATCTCAATCTGGATATCTATACGGTCGAGTAGTGGACCACTTATTTTATTCATATAGTGTTGAATCTGCCCCGGAGTGCAGACACAATGATGGGTTGGGTCTCCGTAATATCCACAAGGACAAGGATTCATTGATGCAACAAACATGAATGAACACGGGAATTCTACTGTATATTTAGCTCGTGAGATCGTTATCTTCCGATCTTCTAGTGGTTGTCGTAATACTTCTAGAGTGGATTTGCTGAACTCTGGTAGTTCGTCTGCAAATAATACCCCATTGTGGGCTAGTGAAATCTCTCCGGGTTGAGGATTTATACCACCGCCAACAAGAGCTACTTGTGATATCGTATGGTGAGGTGAACGGAAAGGACGTTGTGATATCAGTGACATGTTTTTACCCAACTTGCCTGCTACCGAATGTACTTGAGTCGTTTCTAGACTTTCTGCTAAAGAAAGTGGTGGAAGAATAGATGGCAATCTCTTTGCCATCATTGATTTACCGCTTCCGGGAGGTCCAATCATGGCTAAGTTATGTCCACCGGCAGCTGCAACCTCCAAAGCGCGTTTTACGTTTTCTTGACCGCGTACATCTGAAAAATCAAATTCAAATTCACTCTGATGTTCATAAAATTCTTTACGGGTATCTATGACAGTTGGTTCAAAATTTTGTTCGCCGTTAAAAAAATTAATGACGTCTACGATATTTTCCATACCGTACACGTTTATATTGTTTACGACAGCAGCTTCTTTAATATTTTGTTTTGGTACTATCAGACCCTTATAATGTTCTGCACGTGCCTTTATCGCAATAGGAAGAGCTCCACGTACAGGTTGCAGTTTACCATCTAGTCCCAACTCACCAATAAGCATATAGTCATTGAGACTATCCGATTTAATATTGCCATTCGCTGCTAATATACCTATAGCCAGAGGCAAATCATATCCACTGCCTTCCTTTCGTATATCAGCAGGTGCCATGTTTACCGTTATGTCAGCTACCGGAAATTTATAACCATTGTTGAGCAATGCTGCAACAATACGGTCATGACTTTCTCTGACAGCTTCATCAGCAAGTCCTGTGAGATGATAAAAAGTTCCTCTTGTAATGCTTACTTCTATAGTTACGATGGTGGCTTCCAGTCCGTTGACTGCAGCACAATAAGTCTTTACTAACAAATAGCCCTCCTTGTTATTTTAAAATGGTCCGCAATTTGTTTTCAAGGTCCCCACCATTAAGAGAGCGGGCAATAATTTTTCCACCTCTTCCTATAATGATATTATCAGGTATGCCTCCGATACCTAAAGCTTTCAACAAAGGACTTTCCCACATCTGTTCATCGCAGACATTATCCCATTTTATTGAATCGTTCCGCATAGCATCTGTGCATAATTTTTTACTAGCATCTATGTTGATGCCAATAAGTCCTAGCTTCCCTCCATACTGTCGTTTTAATGATTGCAGTTGGCGTTGTATACCCATGCTCTCATTGTTCCAACTAGCCCAA comes from the Xylanibacter oryzae DSM 17970 genome and includes:
- a CDS encoding ADP-ribosylglycohydrolase family protein; protein product: MLGAIIGDIAGSRFEFDEPPRKGFKFFSTDCGYTDDTVCTVAIADAIINGKSYKESLLKWCRKYPTPKGGYGNRFNQWIHSDDPQPNDSCGNGAAMRASAVGWLFDDYHTILEEAKKSAEISHNNPEGIKGAQCIAALIYWLRTCRIGKEDVEKSVMKAFEYEIPPLDVINTIGASGHFDAICQETVPWAIRCFLEADSFEDTIRLAIMADGDTDTKANIAGAIAEAYYDIPDNITDAALEYLPKDMLGIISDVCSIIKEKINKG
- the metG gene encoding methionine--tRNA ligase translates to MEQKNYKRTTVTAALPYANGGVHIGHLAGVYVPADIYVRYLRLKKQDVKFICGSDEHGVPITIRAKKEGCTPQDVVDRYHKMIKDSFHDFGISFDIYSRTTSETQTKVASDFFRKLYDEGKLIEKTSKQYYDEEAHQFLADRYIMGECPHCHNLKAYGDQCEKCGSDLSPLELINPHSTISGSEPVLKETKNWYLPLNEYQDWLKKWILDGHKEWRPNVYGQCKSWLDMNLQPRAMTRDLDWGIPVPVDGADGKVLYVWFDAPIGYISNTKELMPNDWEKWWKDPETRLVHFIGKDNIVFHCIVFPVMLKAHGDYILPDNVPANEFLNLEGDKISTSRNWAVWLHEYLVDLPNKQDVLRYVLTANAPETKDNDFTWKDFQARNNNELVAVYGNFVNRALQLTKKYFNGIVPECGELLDIDKQALDEFKDVKKNVENLLNIFKFRDAQKEAMNLARIGNKYITDCEPWHVAKTDMERVKTILYISLQLVANLAIAFEPFLPFSSDKLRKMLNMESFDWNQLGNTDLLKAGHQLAEPELLFEKIEDEVIEKQVQKLLDTKKANEEASYKAKEIKKTITFDDFEKLDIRVGHIKNCEKVKKADKLLKFTIDDGSGKDRTIVSGIAKFYNPEELIGKDVCFIANLAPRTLKGIESQGMILSAENFDGNLSVTTIDKVVKPGSEVK
- a CDS encoding alpha/beta hydrolase-fold protein — its product is MKKTLIIILALFSLNTIIAQQSELPARTKAASTNIVGSDYPRIDDAGKVYFKVKIDGAESVKVSLDNTVLTKDSDGFWTGTTNPMSPGFYCYALKVNGVDMPDPLSETFWDAGHIFSCIDIPESNNNFYDIKDVPHGDVRSVWYKAKSTGEMRHAYIYTPPFYEKNTKSRYPVLYLLHGMNQDRRAWSQQGRANFILDNLIAEGKAKPMIIVMEDGGIAGISKNNKQHFWDAFCKTIISDVIPMVDSEYRTLTDREHRAIAGLSLGGAQTYQISQDNLDKFAYIGVFSAAPFGFSGIQSAYKGLLNKPDEFAKLVKVFFISQGSIEGDGAGRKIHLDLEKAGVKHIYYESPGTAHVFQTWRRSLKEFAPLLFK
- a CDS encoding pyridoxamine 5'-phosphate oxidase family protein, with protein sequence MKATAKFLMTLALFMATTTLSAQNTEKVSPTEVMNYLQECGVFFLATVEADQPHVRPFSAVTVYENHLYFLTGKKKDVFKQLKVNGKFEICGLKRNGTEWIRITGRLINDDRVEAKQFMLDKNPGNKMYSATDNNTAVLYIQDGTATYYSFASAPRTVKF
- a CDS encoding YifB family Mg chelatase-like AAA ATPase, producing MLVKTYCAAVNGLEATIVTIEVSITRGTFYHLTGLADEAVRESHDRIVAALLNNGYKFPVADITVNMAPADIRKEGSGYDLPLAIGILAANGNIKSDSLNDYMLIGELGLDGKLQPVRGALPIAIKARAEHYKGLIVPKQNIKEAAVVNNINVYGMENIVDVINFFNGEQNFEPTVIDTRKEFYEHQSEFEFDFSDVRGQENVKRALEVAAAGGHNLAMIGPPGSGKSMMAKRLPSILPPLSLAESLETTQVHSVAGKLGKNMSLISQRPFRSPHHTISQVALVGGGINPQPGEISLAHNGVLFADELPEFSKSTLEVLRQPLEDRKITISRAKYTVEFPCSFMFVASMNPCPCGYYGDPTHHCVCTPGQIQHYMNKISGPLLDRIDIQIEISPVPFKDISKTAPGESSKYIRERVIKARKRQEERYKGYKGIHCNAQMSERMIHQFAEPDSQGMELLRMAMERLNLSARAYNRILKVARTIADLEDYDNVQPQHLGEAISYRNLDRGDWAERG